From Oceanipulchritudo coccoides, the proteins below share one genomic window:
- a CDS encoding right-handed parallel beta-helix repeat-containing protein, whose amino-acid sequence MMYRILTFIVSIAAAELGAQTVVASYGSDFNTTGAPTAGWSYLWNAPDGWGIGVTGDQASGFIGAPASYVPLILASPSYTADGDLVGGNNPPSGFMRLSSGGGHPGVSVGGSNMRDRYAIAAYTVPSSGHYAIANSFITMSNSSSNGVEVLVFPGISEAVLRHVSDPFSTTSFDTEIGYLDAGQTIYVAFGPNGSATSDSFSMDFDIVRTDRLSFRDQFLNGLASGADVITITPGRYYANPSSTYVYRGNFNPPTPVTVIADGVELINQSDNRTISLVNCNNLTLRGLSIDYDPQLYRQGTVESRNYSTGTFELRLHEGYPQTLSTTATSGITYEPSNLTMKQMTNTIYPNGNVTEIEPGLYQVNANFSNMDVGDFVSLTVSAGIPHGIYLENCTGVRLEDIEIHGAPAFAVLSVNGFQISLENVQITPGATPLRASIPRLLSSNADGLHFKHSYGEININNSHTAYTGDDGIILTTAYAPILEKNAANAITVATKSSSETVEVGDELYIYDPVAGTRESAIIQTVSPVAMSETAIRAEISILFPDANLTNSTFEQAFLLTLDTNVTTGTGGIVANRSGDSSGSVISNCTIDNTRARGILIKASNVVVRNNSVYNSFLPGIQVRPDAFYWMEGDFAHNVIIEDNELTRCSIARSNGYTPIYVSARGFNNWTPGTGHSNLTIRRNKITTPASGGILIEYADDVKLRSNTTTNSHNFTSASPFYDSVIRLERVNNVSIYGVNLVSGINEANANMSALIDTGPQVTNLNVVAGLLLDQDTDQLPDDWEIDNFGFTSVVDANDDTDGDGLTEAEEFIAVLNPLQQDFFQAKIGMSGGLHLNWTPKANRFVTVYQNETLDTSFSILEQDIPAEDGTFDLPPLVEGSIFYRIAITE is encoded by the coding sequence ATGATGTATCGCATCTTGACTTTTATAGTCTCAATTGCCGCGGCCGAACTTGGAGCCCAGACCGTTGTTGCCAGCTATGGCAGCGATTTTAACACCACCGGGGCCCCGACAGCAGGCTGGAGTTACCTCTGGAACGCTCCTGACGGCTGGGGAATTGGCGTTACGGGTGACCAGGCCAGCGGCTTCATAGGGGCACCCGCTTCCTATGTCCCCCTGATTCTTGCCAGTCCATCCTACACAGCGGATGGCGACCTTGTGGGCGGAAACAATCCTCCATCGGGATTTATGCGTCTCTCCTCTGGAGGGGGGCATCCCGGCGTGTCGGTGGGCGGTTCGAACATGAGGGACCGCTATGCCATCGCCGCGTACACAGTTCCCTCAAGCGGCCACTACGCCATCGCGAACAGCTTCATCACAATGTCGAACTCGAGCAGCAACGGCGTGGAAGTGCTCGTCTTTCCAGGCATTTCAGAGGCCGTCCTCCGACATGTTTCTGATCCTTTTTCCACCACGTCCTTTGACACCGAAATCGGCTACCTCGATGCGGGACAGACCATTTACGTCGCCTTTGGACCCAATGGGTCGGCCACATCAGATTCTTTCTCGATGGATTTTGATATTGTCCGTACGGACCGGCTTTCCTTCCGAGACCAGTTTCTGAATGGACTAGCTTCGGGAGCGGATGTTATCACGATCACTCCGGGTCGCTATTACGCCAACCCGTCCTCCACCTACGTGTATAGGGGCAACTTCAATCCCCCGACACCGGTAACCGTCATTGCTGACGGCGTTGAACTGATCAACCAGTCCGACAACCGAACGATCAGCCTTGTCAACTGTAACAACCTCACCCTTCGTGGCCTCTCCATTGACTATGACCCGCAACTCTACCGTCAAGGAACCGTAGAGAGCAGAAATTACTCCACCGGCACCTTTGAGCTCCGGCTCCACGAGGGGTATCCACAGACCCTCTCTACCACCGCAACCAGTGGCATTACCTACGAGCCGTCGAATCTGACGATGAAGCAGATGACGAATACCATCTATCCAAATGGTAATGTCACTGAAATCGAACCGGGCCTTTATCAGGTCAACGCCAATTTCAGCAACATGGATGTCGGAGATTTCGTTTCCCTGACGGTATCAGCAGGTATTCCGCACGGGATTTATCTGGAAAATTGTACAGGTGTTCGCCTTGAAGATATCGAGATCCATGGCGCGCCGGCATTCGCTGTACTGAGCGTAAACGGATTTCAAATCAGCCTCGAAAATGTCCAGATCACTCCGGGGGCGACTCCCTTGCGTGCCTCGATCCCTCGATTACTTTCCAGCAATGCGGACGGCCTGCACTTCAAGCACTCATACGGCGAGATCAACATTAACAACAGCCACACAGCGTACACCGGTGACGACGGCATTATCCTCACGACCGCCTACGCTCCCATCCTCGAGAAAAACGCCGCGAATGCCATTACGGTCGCCACAAAATCTTCGAGCGAAACTGTCGAAGTGGGTGACGAATTATATATTTATGATCCGGTCGCGGGAACAAGGGAAAGCGCCATCATCCAGACGGTATCGCCAGTCGCTATGAGCGAAACCGCTATTCGCGCAGAAATCAGCATTTTGTTCCCTGACGCAAACCTGACAAACTCGACTTTTGAGCAAGCCTTCCTCCTTACCCTTGATACCAACGTGACCACCGGTACGGGTGGTATAGTGGCCAACCGGTCAGGCGACAGCTCCGGTTCGGTCATATCGAATTGCACAATCGATAACACCCGCGCAAGGGGCATCCTCATTAAGGCTTCCAATGTAGTCGTCCGTAACAATTCCGTCTACAATTCCTTCCTGCCCGGCATCCAGGTTCGCCCGGACGCCTTTTACTGGATGGAAGGAGACTTTGCCCATAATGTGATCATCGAGGACAATGAGCTCACGCGCTGTTCCATTGCGAGAAGCAATGGGTACACTCCAATCTATGTCAGTGCGAGGGGCTTTAACAACTGGACGCCCGGAACCGGACACTCCAACCTCACCATCCGGCGCAACAAGATCACAACCCCTGCCAGTGGCGGCATATTGATCGAGTATGCAGACGATGTGAAACTTCGGAGCAACACCACTACCAATTCACATAATTTCACGAGCGCCTCCCCTTTCTATGATTCGGTCATCCGTCTTGAGCGGGTCAACAACGTGAGCATCTACGGGGTGAACCTTGTCTCCGGTATCAATGAGGCCAATGCCAACATGTCCGCCCTTATCGATACGGGACCGCAAGTGACCAACCTCAATGTTGTCGCCGGCCTGTTGCTTGATCAGGACACAGATCAGTTGCCGGACGATTGGGAAATCGATAACTTCGGATTTACATCCGTCGTGGATGCAAATGATGATACGGATGGCGACGGCCTTACGGAAGCGGAAGAATTTATCGCTGTGCTGAATCCTCTGCAGCAGGATTTCTTTCAAGCCAAAATCGGGATGTCCGGCGGACTCCACCTCAACTGGACGCCGAAAGCGAATCGCTTTGTTACTGTATATCAGAACGAAACCCTGGACACTTCCTTTTCCATCCTCGAACAGGATATCCCCGCAGAAGACGGAACATTCGATTTACCACCCTTGGTTGAGGGCAGCATCTTCTACAGGATCGCAATCACCGAATAA
- a CDS encoding right-handed parallel beta-helix repeat-containing protein: MSVEQFGVVPDGTDATPGVLAALQYCQTHNVSCLVFPNGRYDFFPDFAKDLYLYLCNNDAGLKRIVFPLIDFEEFTIDGQGSEFVFHGLINPFFVSKSSSITLKEFSVDFERSFHSEGRILSVDDEGMDLHIPEHFPYKICGGLLRFVGNDSAVESSNSAASRLVYGSNHLLEFDTTERKTAFMAKDYYFNGTASYPAREIGKRTIRLSIKGLTGKPGNTLVFGPNHRNYPAFVLNESRDICVESITIHHAGGMGILAQLCHNVHIDKCRVTPSKGRILSTTADATHFANCTGLLSLTDNLFENQGDDATNIHGVYVQIARMISSHELLVRLVHPQQIGFDFIHEGLEIEFVDGRSLQTIGEGKVIRKKPLNKEFTQIVLEKPIPEGLTVGDAIAANRDYPEVRISGNTIRNNRARGMLLNCRGKTRVENNYFHTPGAAILFEGDASYWFEQGGVSDCVIQGNTFDNCLFGVWGKGVIDVQAGIHEKRESSRYNRNIVIKDNRFIRGNQSPLLHAFCVDNLQWRDNQIEASRIDNPESPFIISFCSNVSIKDELYCETDPLPNLNT, translated from the coding sequence ATGAGTGTCGAGCAGTTCGGGGTTGTCCCTGATGGGACCGACGCGACGCCGGGAGTGTTGGCAGCATTGCAATATTGCCAGACCCACAATGTTTCCTGTCTCGTTTTCCCCAATGGAAGGTATGATTTTTTTCCGGATTTCGCGAAGGACCTCTACCTTTACCTGTGCAATAACGATGCAGGATTGAAACGGATCGTCTTTCCGTTGATCGACTTTGAGGAGTTCACCATTGACGGACAAGGATCGGAATTTGTCTTCCACGGCCTGATCAACCCGTTTTTTGTATCCAAATCCTCATCCATCACCCTGAAGGAGTTTTCTGTCGATTTTGAACGGAGCTTCCACAGTGAGGGCCGAATACTCAGCGTCGACGATGAAGGAATGGACCTGCACATTCCGGAGCATTTCCCGTACAAAATCTGCGGCGGTCTGCTTCGATTTGTCGGGAATGATTCAGCCGTTGAATCTTCTAATTCCGCAGCAAGCAGGCTTGTCTACGGCAGTAATCATCTCCTCGAGTTTGATACCACTGAGCGGAAGACTGCATTCATGGCCAAGGATTACTATTTCAACGGAACGGCCTCCTACCCTGCCAGGGAAATTGGGAAACGGACTATACGCTTATCGATCAAGGGCCTCACGGGTAAACCAGGAAACACCTTGGTTTTCGGCCCCAATCACCGGAATTATCCTGCCTTCGTTTTAAATGAGAGCAGGGACATATGCGTGGAATCCATTACGATTCATCATGCCGGTGGAATGGGAATTTTGGCCCAACTTTGTCACAACGTCCACATCGACAAGTGTCGGGTGACGCCTTCCAAGGGTCGTATTCTCAGCACGACGGCTGATGCAACACACTTTGCAAATTGCACAGGTCTCCTGAGCCTTACCGACAACCTGTTTGAGAACCAGGGAGATGATGCGACCAATATTCACGGGGTCTACGTCCAGATCGCCCGAATGATCAGTTCACATGAACTTCTCGTAAGGCTGGTTCATCCCCAGCAGATTGGATTTGATTTCATCCACGAAGGGTTGGAAATCGAATTTGTTGATGGAAGAAGCCTCCAGACAATTGGTGAAGGGAAAGTCATTCGCAAAAAGCCGCTAAACAAGGAATTCACCCAAATTGTCCTCGAAAAGCCCATCCCAGAGGGATTGACAGTTGGCGACGCCATCGCCGCCAACCGGGATTATCCCGAGGTAAGGATCAGCGGGAACACGATTCGCAACAACCGGGCAAGAGGCATGCTCCTGAATTGCCGGGGCAAGACGCGTGTAGAAAATAACTATTTCCACACTCCCGGGGCAGCGATCCTCTTTGAAGGGGATGCCTCCTACTGGTTTGAGCAGGGTGGAGTGAGCGACTGTGTAATTCAGGGAAACACTTTCGACAACTGCCTCTTTGGTGTCTGGGGAAAGGGAGTCATAGACGTTCAGGCAGGTATCCATGAAAAACGGGAGTCCTCACGCTATAACCGGAACATAGTAATCAAGGATAACCGGTTTATCCGCGGCAACCAATCCCCGCTCCTTCATGCCTTCTGCGTGGACAATCTCCAGTGGCGGGACAATCAAATTGAAGCATCCCGAATTGATAATCCGGAAAGCCCGTTTATAATTTCATTCTGCAGCAACGTGTCCATAAAAGATGAGCTATATTGCGAAACTGACCCCTTGCCGAATTTAAATACCTAA